Below is a genomic region from Pectobacterium polaris.
TCTGGCGGTTCCCGTCAGGTCGGTCACGATGTAGTGCAGCTGCGTACTGTCGCCCTGCGCCTCCACCTGTGCCAGCGGCCGGAAGCTCCCCGGCTCGTACACCCACTGCACTTCCCGCGCCGCCGACCCGTCTGCCCGGTAGTGCTGCTGACCTATCAGCTGGTCACCGTCCCACCGGTAGGCTACCCGCGCTACCGCCTGTGCTGAAGGGAGTTGTCCCTCGCGCACTTTACTGACTCTGCGACCAAACGCATCGTAACGATACCGCCACCGTGCTCCGTCTGGCAGGTTCACCCGTACCAGCCGGTCCTGCACGTCCCAGTCAAAGTACGTTTCCTTTGGCCTGAACCCCGGCCGCGTTTCCCGCTTCATCGCCAGACGCCCGCAGTCGTCATACCGGTATTGCGTATGGCCCCGCTCGATGACCCGGCCCGCCGCATCATACCGCGCCGACACCTGCACCACCGCGTTCTGCACCTTCAGCGTCTCACCCAGACCCGGCGCTATCTGCGACACCTCGCACAGGTTCTGTTCGCTGTCGTAACCAAACAACCGCGCCTGACGCCGCCGTCCCTCATCACGGCGCTCCGCCGTCACCTGGCCAGTTCCGTTCAGCCGGAATGCCTGCTCGCCCCAGTGACTGTCGCTGATACCCGTCAGACGGTCCAGCACATCGTACTGGTAGCGCCGCTCCAGCACGTCATTCACCCGGCCATCCGCGCCTTCCAGCGCCTGACGCTGCAGCAGCCCTGTTGGACTCCACTCGTGGCGTAATGCAAATCCGCTACCGTTAGTGCGCCGCTGCTCTTCGCCCGCCGCCGTGTGGCTGAGCTGCAGCGGCTGGTGTGAGCCGATACCCAGCGACGACAGCCGCCCCGACTGCCACGCCAGCTGCAGCGGGGCCAGAATCCCTTCCACCACCGCACGCTGACCGCCTGCATCGTAACTGCTCTGCACCGCCTCGCCGTTCACCGTTTCCGATGTGACCTGACCCGCCCGGTTATAGGCGTATTCCACCACCGCATCCGGGCTGGCCGCTTTGGTCAGCCGACCAGCCACGTCATACGCCAGTTCGGTAATGCCGTCGGTTTCCCCGTCCGCTTTCTGTGCGGTGATGCGCGCTATCCGCCCTGCCGCATCATGCTCGTAATGCAGTGCGCTCCCGTCCGGCGCGGTGCGCTGCACCAGGCGGTCTGCCACATCGTACTGATAGCGGTACACCCGCCCGTCGTAATGCCGCTCCTCACTCAACCGACCGCTGCCGTCAAAGCCGTACGTCCAGTCCCGCCCCTGACTATTCGTCACCCCGGCGAACTCCGCTTCCGCATTGTAGTGGTAGCGGACTGTCGCCCCCAGCGGGTCCGTCGCCTCCAGCAGGTTATCGAACGCCCCGTAGCGGAACTGGTAACGCTGACCCAGCGCATCCGTCACCGCCGTCAGGTTACCTTCCACGTCGTAACCAAACCGCGTCTCGCTGCCGTCTTCATACACCACTTTCGACGGAGACTCGCGCATGCCGTCATACTCCCAGCGCCGCACCTGCACACCAGCCTCATGCCCGATATGTCGCTCCGTCAGGCGGTCAAGGTCGTCATAGCGGAACGCTACCGGCGGTGCATTATCCCGCTCAAGGCTGCTCAGCAGGCCACGAGACCGAAGGTGCTGACTGGGTGGGGGATGACGGCGAGTTAACACTGGCGGGCGACTGGCTCACCCTGAGCGGGTTACTCGGCCAGCCGTTAATAATTGAGGTGCTGCCCGACAGGATAATTATTCGGGCAGAGTTGGAGACTATGCTGGCGTAATAATACTGACAGGTAAAAATAAAATAGCCGGAAGGATCGTAAGATCACTTCCGGATTTTATTTATTTGATAAAATATGCTAAACGCTCACCTAGTTTCAAATCTTCTCTCTTATAATAAAAAACAGTATCAAAATTAATGGATATATATTTCCCTATTACCTTAAACGTAAAGTCATCATCTGAATAGAACTCAACAATAAATTCATCACCTGAATGATTTTTAGATATTTTAATAAAATCATCATTCACATCACATGGCCAGTCCAATACCCCTTGAACAAATGATGGTAATTCAATGATTATTTCCAACGTGTGGTAGTATGATAGATCATCACTCCCAACAATAATTAGACGTTCTCGATCATATAAAAAAACAGAGAAATCCAACCAGCTTTGCTTCCAATCATGCTCTTTTATAGTGGATGCTAAATCTTTTTCTTTCATGGAATTACTCCATTAGGCAAAGGAATATGTGTGCTATTTGCCGCGATAGGATCATAATTTGGATTAGGAAAATTCGGATTTGTTTTCAAAATAGAAGTATGGTGCCACGCACCATCAGATGAACCATATTCCCAACCATATCCTTGATTCGTTGATGGATTCACACCCATTTGATTTCTCCCCACCCTAAAAATAGGCCCATTAGCCGAATTACTTCCTAAAGGAGCATTAGGATTTATATCATGCGCCCTTACTTCGTATTTATAATTCCCCGCTGAGAATTTCTCTTTAAAATTGTTCGGATAATCTTGTCCTGACAAACCTTGTCTATGTAATGAATAATCAAATATTTCCTGAGGTGATGCGTTCTTAATTGCAGCATGAGCCTCAGATGCATTCATACCTTTAGAACGATTGTATTTATACCAATCATATAAATCGGGGCAAGCAGCTAAACCTAGAGGGTCAACCCATTCTAATGGGTTATGCACATACCCCTGTGGTCTGCGGCCTCCCAGCAGCCCTATCGGGTCCGGTGACAGATACTGCCCGCTCTCCGCATCATAGTAACGATGCCGGTTGTAGTAAAGCCCCGTTTCCGCATCGTACAGTTGCCCCTGATAGCGCAACTCGCAGTACACTTCCTCGTTTGCTGCATCCCCCAGGTAGCGACGCAGCGGGATAGGCCGGCGCTCTTCGCGGTGGGCGCCCCACAGTCCCTGTTCGCCGCGCCAGTGGACTTCCCCTTCCTCACTGCACAGCTCTCTGGCGGTCCCCGTCAGGTCAGTGACGATGTAGTGCAATTGCGTGCTGTCGCCCTGTGCCTCCACCTGTGCCAGCGGCCGGAAGCTTCCCGGCTCGTACACCCACTGCACTTCCCGCGCCGCTGAGCCGTCTGCCCGGTACTGCTGCTGACCAATCAGCTGGTCACCGTCCCACCGGTACGCTACCCGCGCTACCGCCTGCGCCGACGGGAGTTGTCCCTCGCGCACCTTACTGACTCTGCGCCCAAACGCATCGTAACGATACCGCCACCGCGCCCCGTCCGGCAAACTCACCCGTACCAGCCGGTCCTGCACATCCCAGTCGAAATACGTTTCCTTTGGCCTGAACCCCGGCCGCGTTTCCCGCTTCATCGCCAGACGCCCGCAGTCGTCATACCGGTATTGCGTATGCCCCCGCTCGACTACCCGACCCGCTGCATCGTACCGCGCCGACGCCTGTACCACCGCATCCTGTACCTTCAGCGTCTCACCCAGACCCGGCGCTATCTGCGACACCTCGCACAGATTCTGTTCGCTGTCGTAGCCAAACAGCCGCGCTTGACGCCGCCGTCCCTCATCACGGCGCTCCGCCGTCACCTGACCGGCTCCGTTCAGCCGGAATGCCTGTTCACCCCAGTGGCTGTCGCTGATGCCCGTCAGACGGTCCAGCACATCGTACTGGTAGCGCCGCTCCAGCACGTCATTCACCCGACCGTCCGCGCCCTCCAGCGCCTGACGCTGCAGCAGCCCTGTCGGACTCCACTCGTGGCGTAATGCAAACCCGCTGCCGTTACTGCGCCGCTGCTCTTCGCCCGCCGCCGTGTGACTGAACTGCAGCGGCTGGTGTGAACCGATACCCAGCGACGACAGCCGCCCCGACTGCCACGCCAGCTGCAGCGGGGCCAGAATCCCTTCCACCACCGCACGCTGACCGCCCGCATCGTAACCGCTCTGCACCGCCTCGCCGTTCACCGTTTCCGATGTGACCTGACCCGCCCGGTTATAGGCGTATTCCACCACCGCATCAGGACTGGCGGCTTTGGTCAGCCGACCGACCACGTCATACGCCAGTTCGGTAATGCCGTCCGTTTCCCCGTCCGCTTTCTGTGCCGTGATGCGCGTTATCCGCCCTGCCGCATCATGCTCGTAATGCAGTGCACTGCCGTCCGGCGCGGTGCGCTGCACCAGACGGTCTGCCACATCGTACTGATAGCGGTACACCCGCCCGTCGTAATGCCGCTCCTCACTCAGCCGTCCGCTGGCGTCAAAGTCGTACGTCCAGTCCCGCCCCTGACTGTTCGTCACCCCGGCAAACTCCGCTTCCGCATTATAGTGGTAGCGCACCGTCGCCCCCAGCGGGTCCGTCGCCTCCAGCAGGTTATCGAACGCCCCGTAGCGGAACTGGTAGCGCTGACCCAGCGCATCCGTCACCGCCGTCAGGTTACCTTCCACGTCGTAACCAAACCGCGTCTCGCTGCCATCTTCGTACACCACTTTCGACGGTGACTCGCGCACGCCGTCATACTCCCAGCGCCGCACCTGCACGCCCGCCTCATGCCCGATATGTCGCTCCGTCAGGCGGTCAAGGTCGTCATAGCGGAACGCTACCGGCGGTGCATTATCCCGCTCAAGGCTGCTCAGCAGGCCACGGCGGTTATACTGATAACGCTGCAGCACGCCGTCCGGGCCTATCACTGTCGACAGTTGCCCCGTTTCACCATAGCGATACAGCCACTCGCGCCCTTCCGGGTCGTTTACTTCAACAACCTGCCCGGCAGCATTACGCTGGTAATGCCATTCGCTGCCCAGCGGGTCGATATAAGCCAGCAGTTGTCCGTTATCGTCATACGTATATTGATGCGTCGCGCCGTCAGGCAGAGTAACTTCAGTCACCTGCCCCCAGTCATTGCGCTGATACGCCGTGCGGCCACCTAGCGGGTCGGTCTCTGCCACCAGTTGGTTGTCCACCCACTCGAACCGGGTCTCGCCGCCGTCAGGCATACGTTTTGACAGAATATTATTACGCTCATCGCGCACATAGCTGAATACCCCGCCAAACCCGCTGTGGTAATGGCTGGTCAAGGTGTCATCGTCGTATTCAAAGTGACCCGGCCAGTAGCCTTCGGAGGTTCTGTCCCGGATGGCGCGGCCTTTTTTATCGTAGTCATGCTCAACCCAGGTCGAACCTAAATCCGACCAGCGCAGCAGCCAGCCTTCCGGTGAGTAGCGATAGTCAAAGTTGTGCCCTTCATCCGCCCGTACGCTCAGTAAATGCCCATGGTCGTCATAGGTATAGCTGGCCAGCGTTTTTAATGGCTGATGCTGCGGGGTACATAGCGTGAGTGTCGTGATCCTTTGGTGTTCCGATGTGACGTGAATCAAACGCCCGTCCGCCAGCGCAACCCAACGCAGTTCACCCAACACCCACTCGAAAGTCACTCGATGGCCCGCAGCATCGTCAATCGACGTCAGACAAAGCTGGAGACCGAGCGCATATTCAAACCGATAGCGCAGGCCACCGACATGTTGAAGCACCAGTTCACCCTGTTGCCGGGTCAACCGCCATTGTGGGTTTGACGATGAGCGACTGATCTCCCCCTCATTGGGCAGGGCGAAGAATGCCTGATTGAATTCGCCATCCGTTAGCGTAGCCACCCCGTTGTTAAGCGTCAGGCTGATATCCCAGTTAGTGCGCCACAGTGTCCCCAGCAAACCGGGGTGACGTTTTCCTGTGGAACGATAGTAGCGTTGCAGTGAAAGTGGCAGCGGACTACTTACCTGAAGATCGGTGCGCTGCTCCACCACCGCACCGGTTGCCATATCGACCGGATCGCCGTTTTGCTCACCTTTCTTCGGGTCAGTTTTCGTCTCCCCGTTTTCTGTCTTTGCTTTTTCCTGGGCAGCAGTAGCACCATCATTAGGGGGAGTTCTGGCGCCGGGCGTTACATTCTCGGCACCAGTGGGCGTTTGAACGGTTTTCCCGTCATCTGACGGGTTTTTATTCTCATCTGAGGCATGTCGCCCATGATCGGAAGACTTATTTTTTTGATTATTATCGCCCGTTTTGGGCTGAGGCTTATCCTGAGCATTTGGCGTGTCCGTCGGGGGAGAATGAGGTTGCTTAGGTGGTGTATGTGAGGTTGGAGAAGCAGGTGGAGAACTCGTCGAATTTTTTCCCCCTTTAGCGGCCATGCCGACTTTATTCTTACCGCCTCCCAAAAATACTCCTATTGCCGGTATCATACTGGCCTCAGCCATCGTCAAGCCACCAGGTCTTTCTACCCGTTGATTAAATTCAGTAATTTCCTCTTCAGTACGGTAGTCTCCCGATCCGCCCTTTTGCACAGTCATCGCAGATAATTCACAGCTCCCTTTAGGCCGCGCACTTCCAATAACCTGCGTCATGATTTGGGGAATAAATTCAGCAAACTCGGCTTCAATCAATGCCGTCACGATGGTAAAAATTGCGATTAATTTTTCGAGCACATCCACCATGGCTCGGAAACTGTCGGCCATCAGCGCGACTATCCAACTGCGCTCACCAGAAACACCTTTCACCAGTAGGTCCAGTGCCTCTTTGATGGTTTTCAGTATTTCTTTCCCTTTATCAGCATAAATTCTGATATCAGAACGTATGCCCGTCAGCCAGGTGACTATATTCCCGTTACTCAAATGGCGAATAATCTGAGTGGCTTCCTCAATATCCTGCTGCTTATTGCCTTTAGCGCCTTTCAGCTTCCGCAAGGCTTGCGTAATGGCATTTCCACTGACTTTTAGCGCATCCCCGACGCCAGGAACAAAGCCAATGACACACAGCACCCCGTCAATTTGGTGCATGGTGTCGTTCAATAAGTTAGGATTTTTATAGCTATACCAACACCATTGCCCAAGGAAGTAGACATCCATCGACTGTCCAACTACGGGAACACAGCCCAGTATGACCTCACAGAGCAGCAGAACGGCATTATCAACACTGGATGCCTTACTTGCCACCTCCGCCGACATTCGATGTTGAACTCGACGGATTTCCCGTTGGAGTTCACCATCATCTCTATGCAACTGCTTTTCCAATTCCCAGAAACGCTTCAACGCCGGTTTATATTGCTCCGGTATATCGCTCAGCGGCATCCTCACAGACTGCTGGACGGAGCCATACTCCACGATCCCTTGCACTCTCAGGATGACGAACAGGGAAAAATATTCTCCGGCAAAACTCGCATAGGCAGGGTTAGACATCAAAACGGGGTTGTTTTCCACCGTTTTCTTAGGGTCGAACGTATCGCTGCCTTCCCCCAAAAGCAGCTCATACGTGCGACACCCCATGTCATGGATGAAAAACATGCCGTTCTCGTCGGTTTTACCCCTTATTTTGTGGTTATTGCTATCGGTTAGCTGAAAAGGGGCATTCGGGATGGGTTCACCTGAATCGTAATGGTAACGCACCAATATTTCGCAGCCACAGGTTGTACATCCCCCTGAAATCTTATTATCCGTAGTGAAATTACGCTTTGCGGCATCCCCGCTGGCAGCTAACGCGCTGCTTTTATCCTGACTCATGAAATGACGTCCTTTTTATTTTATGCTTCGTCCAGGTGGTCAATAGCGGCCTGATACAGGCGATCCATACGGCTTTGCGTGCCAATGTATTCAGGCTGTACCAGAATGTTTTTTGCCCAGGGCTGATGCATGAATTCCGGCGAGAGTTCTGTCGCCAGTGCCAGCCAGCGCACGATATCGCGGTCGTTGTTAAAGCCGCTGTTCCTCGCCTGTTCCGCCTGCTGATGGGCAAACGCCTGTAGCTCATCAGCAGGTGCGTTTTGCCAGTCAGCATGGTAAGCACGCAGATGTTCCATATAGCGCGCCAGATTGTGATGTCCGTAAGGCACCATGATGGCTTGCCATTGCTCGTCACTCAGCTGGCGCGGCAGGATGTCTGGAATGGAGTGCGGTTCGCGGGCGGTGAGGTTTAAGGCATGTACCGCGCCGTCAGGGGAAATGTCGCAGAAGCTTGCTATCGGGCCATAGAGTGCACAGGCTTCTTGTGCGGAACTGGCGGATAACAGCTGATTCACCACCTGCCAGTCGCCTACACGCAGGATGGCATTCTCCCCGGAAGGTGAAGTCACCAGGCTCCACTGTCGCAGATGTTTCGTCACCTCAAGCAGTTGATCAAGTGGTGAATATGCCTGCATAAACCATTCCAGCTGTAGCCCCATTCCCCAGCCAGGTTGGGTGACTATGTGTTCTTTCACCTGCGACCAGTTAGCGGCATGAAGCGGAATGCAATAGGGCGATACCGAGGCATGAACGCGCCCCGCTTCTCCCCAGTACAAACGCGTCTGCTCCAGGCTGCCCCCCCAGCGTTCGGCCAGCCACGGCACGGCATCGTTCATCGACGCTTCGGCGATAACAAAACAGCCGCCCTGAGCGATACGCGTTTGCCAGACCGCGTCATCTTCCGGCAGCAGTTCAAGGAAAGGTTGCGATACACTCACAGCGTGACCTCCGGTATGTCAGGTAACTCTCCCCGCATCCAACCGGGGCGATGGTAATTAAGCTGCACACTCTCAATACGTTCAGGCTCAGATTTAAAAATCCGAATACTGTCCGCGATCGAATAACGTTCAGTCAGATGAATAAAGATTGGGTGCAAATAGAATTCACTGCCGAGCACCCAGCGATGAGCAGACCAGGCTTCACATTCCGCTTCGCTGGCTTTCGGATAATAGTTTCCGGCTAATACAATACCGCTAATAAAGCGTGCTTTTACTATTTCAATATCCAGAAGAAAAACACACTGCGCGCTGACAAAAAGAAACAGTTCATTCGCTAATCGGTGCAGGCGATTATCATTAGCGAGAAAGTAATATTGATAGTGCGTTAAAGTAATGTGGTATATCTGATTAATGTCGTTCTTGTTTTCTTTATTAACATCCTGCTGTGCGAATAGTTTATATTCCCCACGTTCGCTATTCACGATGGGCAAATACAGGTTATTCAGCGGGCCGAGAAAATCCATTTGCGCAGCAAGATCCAGAGTGGACCACCAGGCCGATAAAACGTCTGGTACATAGCTACGAAATAGCGCTCGTGTGCCATCAGGCCAGAGACAGGAAATGCGCTGTTGCCAAAAATCAGCCACCTGCTGCAATGTCAGTTCGCCATGCATGAGAATTACACCACCATGCCGCTCCGGCTGTGTCTCAAGCAGCCAGTGCAGCAGTGTTTCTCCTGGTTTGCCTTCTTCTATTTTCACCACAATAGGCGCCCACATCTGCCAGTTTTCGGCATCTTTGCCAAAATGCAGCTGTTGCCATATATCCGACGCCGCAGGTTG
It encodes:
- a CDS encoding DUF4123 domain-containing protein; protein product: MSVSQPFLELLPEDDAVWQTRIAQGGCFVIAEASMNDAVPWLAERWGGSLEQTRLYWGEAGRVHASVSPYCIPLHAANWSQVKEHIVTQPGWGMGLQLEWFMQAYSPLDQLLEVTKHLRQWSLVTSPSGENAILRVGDWQVVNQLLSASSAQEACALYGPIASFCDISPDGAVHALNLTAREPHSIPDILPRQLSDEQWQAIMVPYGHHNLARYMEHLRAYHADWQNAPADELQAFAHQQAEQARNSGFNNDRDIVRWLALATELSPEFMHQPWAKNILVQPEYIGTQSRMDRLYQAAIDHLDEA
- a CDS encoding RHS repeat-associated core domain-containing protein; the protein is MSQDKSSALAASGDAAKRNFTTDNKISGGCTTCGCEILVRYHYDSGEPIPNAPFQLTDSNNHKIRGKTDENGMFFIHDMGCRTYELLLGEGSDTFDPKKTVENNPVLMSNPAYASFAGEYFSLFVILRVQGIVEYGSVQQSVRMPLSDIPEQYKPALKRFWELEKQLHRDDGELQREIRRVQHRMSAEVASKASSVDNAVLLLCEVILGCVPVVGQSMDVYFLGQWCWYSYKNPNLLNDTMHQIDGVLCVIGFVPGVGDALKVSGNAITQALRKLKGAKGNKQQDIEEATQIIRHLSNGNIVTWLTGIRSDIRIYADKGKEILKTIKEALDLLVKGVSGERSWIVALMADSFRAMVDVLEKLIAIFTIVTALIEAEFAEFIPQIMTQVIGSARPKGSCELSAMTVQKGGSGDYRTEEEITEFNQRVERPGGLTMAEASMIPAIGVFLGGGKNKVGMAAKGGKNSTSSPPASPTSHTPPKQPHSPPTDTPNAQDKPQPKTGDNNQKNKSSDHGRHASDENKNPSDDGKTVQTPTGAENVTPGARTPPNDGATAAQEKAKTENGETKTDPKKGEQNGDPVDMATGAVVEQRTDLQVSSPLPLSLQRYYRSTGKRHPGLLGTLWRTNWDISLTLNNGVATLTDGEFNQAFFALPNEGEISRSSSNPQWRLTRQQGELVLQHVGGLRYRFEYALGLQLCLTSIDDAAGHRVTFEWVLGELRWVALADGRLIHVTSEHQRITTLTLCTPQHQPLKTLASYTYDDHGHLLSVRADEGHNFDYRYSPEGWLLRWSDLGSTWVEHDYDKKGRAIRDRTSEGYWPGHFEYDDDTLTSHYHSGFGGVFSYVRDERNNILSKRMPDGGETRFEWVDNQLVAETDPLGGRTAYQRNDWGQVTEVTLPDGATHQYTYDDNGQLLAYIDPLGSEWHYQRNAAGQVVEVNDPEGREWLYRYGETGQLSTVIGPDGVLQRYQYNRRGLLSSLERDNAPPVAFRYDDLDRLTERHIGHEAGVQVRRWEYDGVRESPSKVVYEDGSETRFGYDVEGNLTAVTDALGQRYQFRYGAFDNLLEATDPLGATVRYHYNAEAEFAGVTNSQGRDWTYDFDASGRLSEERHYDGRVYRYQYDVADRLVQRTAPDGSALHYEHDAAGRITRITAQKADGETDGITELAYDVVGRLTKAASPDAVVEYAYNRAGQVTSETVNGEAVQSGYDAGGQRAVVEGILAPLQLAWQSGRLSSLGIGSHQPLQFSHTAAGEEQRRSNGSGFALRHEWSPTGLLQRQALEGADGRVNDVLERRYQYDVLDRLTGISDSHWGEQAFRLNGAGQVTAERRDEGRRRQARLFGYDSEQNLCEVSQIAPGLGETLKVQDAVVQASARYDAAGRVVERGHTQYRYDDCGRLAMKRETRPGFRPKETYFDWDVQDRLVRVSLPDGARWRYRYDAFGRRVSKVREGQLPSAQAVARVAYRWDGDQLIGQQQYRADGSAAREVQWVYEPGSFRPLAQVEAQGDSTQLHYIVTDLTGTARELCSEEGEVHWRGEQGLWGAHREERRPIPLRRYLGDAANEEVYCELRYQGQLYDAETGLYYNRHRYYDAESGQYLSPDPIGLLGGRRPQGYVHNPLEWVDPLGLAACPDLYDWYKYNRSKGMNASEAHAAIKNASPQEIFDYSLHRQGLSGQDYPNNFKEKFSAGNYKYEVRAHDINPNAPLGSNSANGPIFRVGRNQMGVNPSTNQGYGWEYGSSDGAWHHTSILKTNPNFPNPNYDPIAANSTHIPLPNGVIP
- a CDS encoding DUF4123 domain-containing protein; its protein translation is MMANGYTLFEISQFNAPLFAIISPLNYPKLPEYWQAFQPAASDIWQQLHFGKDAENWQMWAPIVVKIEEGKPGETLLHWLLETQPERHGGVILMHGELTLQQVADFWQQRISCLWPDGTRALFRSYVPDVLSAWWSTLDLAAQMDFLGPLNNLYLPIVNSERGEYKLFAQQDVNKENKNDINQIYHITLTHYQYYFLANDNRLHRLANELFLFVSAQCVFLLDIEIVKARFISGIVLAGNYYPKASEAECEAWSAHRWVLGSEFYLHPIFIHLTERYSIADSIRIFKSEPERIESVQLNYHRPGWMRGELPDIPEVTL